Proteins found in one Xenopus laevis strain J_2021 chromosome 1L, Xenopus_laevis_v10.1, whole genome shotgun sequence genomic segment:
- the slc5a1.2.L gene encoding sodium/glucose cotransporter 1, producing MDATATPAPDKDTIPINNPADISVIVVYFVVVLAVGIWAMVRTSRGTVGGFFLAGRSMVWWPIGASLFASNIGSGHFVGLAGTAAAGGIVIGGFEWNALVIVVILGWIFVPIYVKAGVVTMPEYLRKRFGGDRIRIYLSVLSLLLYVFTKISADMFSGAIFIQQAMRINIYIAIVMLLAITALYTVTGGLAAVIYTDTLQTIIMLVGSFILMGFAFNKVGGYEQFMEKYMNAIPSVTSYDNITIPEKCYTPREDSFHLFRDPLTGDMPWPGLIFGLTILALWYWCTDQVIVQRCLSAKNMSHVKAGCILCGYLKLLPMFLMVFPGMISRILYTDEVACVVPSQCKKFCDTEVGCTNIAYPKMVINLMPDGLRGLMLSVMLASLMSSLTSIFNSASTLFTMDIYTKFRKTASEKELMIAGRVFILFLIGVSIAWVPILQSAQSGQLFDYMQSITSYLGPPIASVFFLAIFVKRVNEQGAFWGLIIGLFIGLSRMIAEFAFGTGSCVKPSKCPTIICGVHYLYFAIILFVSTSIIVLAISFMTKPIPDKHLYRLCWSLRNSKEEREDLDANDWAAAEEPEDDKEDEEEKKTSCWRKSYNWFCGFDDKKPPKLSEEEKKALEEKMTDTSEAPLWRNVVNINGIILLAVAVFCHAFFA from the exons GCAATGGTAAGGACAAGCCGTGGTACTGTGGGAGGTTTCTTCCTGGCAGGGCGCAGCATGGTGTGGTGGCCG ATTGGGGCGTCTCTGTTTGCCAGTAATATTGGCAGTGGGCATTTTGTGGGACTTGCTGGGACAGCTGCTGCTGGTGGCATCGTTATTGGAGGTTTTGAATGGaat GCTCTGGTTATTGTGGTGATCCTTGGCTGGATCTTTGTGCCAATCTATGTGAAAGCTGGG GTGGTGACAATGCCAGAATATTTAAGGAAACGTTTTGGTGGAGACCGAATTCGGATTTATCTGTCagttctctctcttctcctttaTGTCTTCACCAAGATCTCT gCAGACATGTTCTCAGGGGCAATCTTTATCCAGCAGGCCATGAGGATCAATATATACATAGCCATTGTCATGCTGCTTGCCATCACTGCTCTGTACACTGTCACAG GGGGGcttgctgctgtcatttacacAGACACTTTACAGACTATCATCATGTTAGTGGGATCCTTCATCCTTATGGGATTTG CATTTAATAAAGTTGGAGGCTATGAACAGTTTATGGAGAAATACATGAATGCTATCCCTTCTGTGACTTCTTATGATAACATCACCATTCCTGAGAAATGTTATACCCCACGAGAAGATTCATTTCACCTTTTCCGTGACCCGCTCACTGGGGACATGCCGTGGCCAGGGCTCATCTTTGGTCTGACCATTCTTGCCCTGTGGTACTGGTGCACAGATCAG GTGATCGTTCAGCGATGTCTTTCAGCCAAGAACATGTCTCATGTAAAAGCTGGCTGTATTTTATGCGGGTATCTTAAACTGCTGCCCATGTTCCTCATGGTGTTTCCAGGAATGATCAGCCGTATTCTATATACAG ATGAAGTAGCTTGTGTGGTACCTTCTCAGTGTAAGAAATTCTGTGACACAGAGGTTGGATGCACCAATATCGCCTACCCAAAAATGGTGATAAATCTGATGCCAGATG GTCTCAGAGGTCTGATGCTCTCAGTGATGTTAGCGTCTCTCATGAGCTCCCTCACTTCCATCTTCAATAGTGCGAGCACCCTCTTCACCATGGATATTTACACAAAGTTTAGGAAGACGGCAAGCGAGAAGGAGCTAATGATAGCTGGAAG GGTTTTTATCCTCTTCCTAATTGGAGTGAGTATTGCATGGGTTCCAATACTGCAGTCTGCCCAGAGTGGCCAGCTTTTTGATTACATGCAGTCCATCACTAGTTACCTGGGCCCACCCATTGCTTCTGTCTTCTTCCTCGCTATCTTTGTCAAGAGAGTGAATGAGCAG GGAGCATTCTGGGGGTTAATAATTGGACTCTTCATTGGCCTTTCAAGGATGATTGCTGAATTTGCCTTTGGAACTGGAAGCTGTGTGAAACCCAGCAAATGTCCCACAATCATCTGCGGAGTTCATTACTTGTACTTTGCCATCATCCTCTTTGTTTCAACCTCCATCATTGTTTTGGCAATATCATTCATGACCAAACCCATACCTGATAAGCAT CTCTATCGCTTGTGCTGGTCCCTGAGAAACAGCAAAGAGGAACGAGAGGATCTAGATGCAAATGACTGGGCTGCAGCTGAGGAGCCAGAAGATGATAAGGAAGATGAGGAAG AGAAAAAGACAAGTTGCTGGAGGAAATCATATAACTGGTTCTGTGGATTTGATGATAAGAAGCCTCCCAAACTGAGTGAGGAAGAGAAGAAGGCCTTGGAAGAAAAGATGACAGACACTTCAGAGGCTCCCCTATGGAGGAATGTGGTCAACATCAACGGCATCATCCTGCTGGCTGTGGCTGTGTTCTGCCATGCATTCTTTGCATAG